AGCGCGCGTCGGGCCGTGATAGAGCTCATTGATATAGAGATTTTCTTCGATTTGTTTTAGTGGTACTGGGTCATTTGCATTATCAAAATTGTCATACAGTGCCAGCGCCTTATCTATCACTGTCGTATCGATATCGATGTTGAATTTTAAAAGAATCGTTTTGGCGATTTCCTTATAATTTTGGGTTTGTGCCTTAGCAAAAAAATCTGCGTCAAGTTGCGGCAAAGTCTCAGGAATATACAATCCGCCAAAACTCGCACTGGGATTTAATATTGCATAAGAAAACGCTACTTTTTCTGGTTTGTGTCCGTCATTTCCTCTGGTTTCTATAAACATCATGTCCTCTTCTATTTGATATTGGTTCCGATTCCATCACTGGTAAAAAGCTCTAATAAGATAGAGTGTTCAATCCTGCCATCGATAATATGGGCACTCTTGACGCCACCTTGTAAGGAGGCCAGGCACGCATCGGTTTTTGGAATCATACCGCCATGAATGGTGCCATTTCTTTTGAGTGCTTTGATATCTTCTTGGTTTAAGACAGATAGTAATTTTTTCTCTTTATCTAAGATTCCCGTAGTATCTGTTAAAAATATAATTTTTTCTGCGTTGAGTGCGACGGCAATCTCACTCGCTGCTAAATCAGCATTGACATTGAATCCTGGATGATTACTGCCTCCTGCTGCGATAGGTGCGATGACGGGGATAAAGTTTTGGGCTACAAGGTCATCGATGACACTGCGTCTGACATGGGTGATTTCACCTACTAATCCATATTTGCCATTTTCCAAAGCGCGGGCTTGCATGAAGCTGGCATCTTTGCCGGTAATTCCAATCGCTTTGGCTCCGTTAAAATTCAAGAGATTGGTGATTTCTTTATTGATATGCCCACCTAAAACCATCTCAACCACTTCCATAATCTCATCATCAGTGACACGTAATCCATCGACAAAATGACTATTAATCGCAAGTTTGTCTAGGAGATTATTGATTTTTTTGCCCCCACCGTGTACGATAATAGGTTTGATACCGACTAAGTACAATAAGACGACATCTTGGGTAAATTTTTCTCTTAGCGCCGGAACTTCTTGGGCGCTACCGCCATATTTTATTACAATAGTTTTTTTATTAAAAAGTCTGATGTACGGCAAGGCATCCATCAGAATTCTGGCTTGTTGTATCTTCTCTTCCATATTTTGTCTCCTTTATCCGGTACAAAATCCAAACTAAATTTCTCTTTGTTTACACGAAATCTTCTGCTGTAAATTTTGGATTTTACCTAAAATTGGCTAAAAATGCGTTGATTTTATCGATGGCGCTTTGTTTTATTTCAATGTTTAGCTTCATGATAGAGAGATTAAAACCAAAAGCTTCCATTTTGACTGCATCCTTTGTCGTGGTTAAGATAGAAGTGGCATGAAATCGGCTCATGATTTTGGAGAGTTCTTCTTCATGATATGCATGATGGTCTTCAAAATAGACTTTTCCTATGAGATTTTTAGGCAAATATTCATCGAGCCGGTTAGGTTTTGAAATGCCCGTGACCAGTACCATCTGCTCAGTGGCATTCTCGATGTTCACGACTCTTTTAAAATCCACATCTTCTTGTAATACCAAATCAGCATCATGATAGAGATAAATGGGTTCCCGATACGCACCACTTGGAATACAAAAAGGGAGTTTTGGCTCGCGTTTTGGTCGAATTAAAATATCAAATTTTTTAATATAAGCTTTACTAAATCCATCATCTAAAAGGATGATGTTACAGCCAAGACTTTTGGCATATTGTATGGCTTCACTGCGGTCTTCTGAGACGATGACGGTCGCGTGGGGGAGTGATGTCGCATACTCCATCGCTTCATCTCCGCTTTGGAATACATCACAGTATATTTTATGATTATGGGCGACAAGTTTCATCCCCTGAGTTTGCCGACCAAATCCTCTCAGTATGATAGCGACATGGTCATAATGCTTTGCTATCTCGATGGTAAGGGGAGTTTTGCCACTACCTCCTAAGGTCAAATTACCAATACTGATGATGGCAACTCCAAAATCTCTCTGTTTGGCACATACTCTTTTACAAATAACAATAAGGGAGTAGATGATGCTAAGTGGAAGTAATATGAGTGCGAGGAGGTAATGCCACAAAGTGGAAGGATAGAAAAGATACGTTTCTATCCAGAGTGTTATTTTTGCTTTATTAAACACGAGTTTTGGAAATATCGATAATCTGTTCGCAAATATAATGAACCTCGCTATCTTTGAGGCCATGATAGATTGGCAAAGAGAGGATTTTTTGATAATTACTCAAAGCTTTTGGAAAATCATTGACTTTGATAGAATATTTTTGTTTATAATAACTCAAAAGATGAATCGGTATATAATGCAATGAAGTGTTAATACCCCGTTCTTTTAACTCTCGTGCAAAACTATCTCGGTTTTTATCCACCTTGATGATGTATTGATTATAGGTGTGATCACGTTTTTGTATAGGCGTATTGACATGAGGACAGTCTTTGAGTTCTTTGTCATAAATTTTAGCAATTTGTTGGCGTCTTTTGATGAATTCTTCGTTTTTTTCTAATTGTGCCAATGAATAGGCCGCATTGAGTTCATTGAGATCATATTTGAGCCCAATATCGACGACATCATAAACATAGCCAAGGTTCCCATGGGCATCCCAACCATCATTGACGATGGCATGATTGCGAAGCAGTGAG
This genomic window from Sulfurospirillum sp. 1612 contains:
- a CDS encoding tetraacyldisaccharide 4'-kinase, with protein sequence MFNKAKITLWIETYLFYPSTLWHYLLALILLPLSIIYSLIVICKRVCAKQRDFGVAIISIGNLTLGGSGKTPLTIEIAKHYDHVAIILRGFGRQTQGMKLVAHNHKIYCDVFQSGDEAMEYATSLPHATVIVSEDRSEAIQYAKSLGCNIILLDDGFSKAYIKKFDILIRPKREPKLPFCIPSGAYREPIYLYHDADLVLQEDVDFKRVVNIENATEQMVLVTGISKPNRLDEYLPKNLIGKVYFEDHHAYHEEELSKIMSRFHATSILTTTKDAVKMEAFGFNLSIMKLNIEIKQSAIDKINAFLANFR
- the argB gene encoding acetylglutamate kinase; translated protein: MEEKIQQARILMDALPYIRLFNKKTIVIKYGGSAQEVPALREKFTQDVVLLYLVGIKPIIVHGGGKKINNLLDKLAINSHFVDGLRVTDDEIMEVVEMVLGGHINKEITNLLNFNGAKAIGITGKDASFMQARALENGKYGLVGEITHVRRSVIDDLVAQNFIPVIAPIAAGGSNHPGFNVNADLAASEIAVALNAEKIIFLTDTTGILDKEKKLLSVLNQEDIKALKRNGTIHGGMIPKTDACLASLQGGVKSAHIIDGRIEHSILLELFTSDGIGTNIK